In one window of Chryseobacterium sp. JV274 DNA:
- a CDS encoding serine hydrolase domain-containing protein, producing MKKLWFLTFLTAAFAAMNSCRDDQSINVPAEHPNAKKYQRIVDQFIAAGAVGVNITVISPEGIWSGSGGLADREKGIRMSANNRLRIGSMTKMFASTTILKLQEEGLLNIKDKINKYLPYTITDRIANANEVTIEQCLNHRAGIRNYLQDIAPGVFDGSIVNYSAEQTLQLIYDKPADDPVGKGYYSNSNYLLLSLVIKKVTGKPSYQVITEKIINPLGLKNTIASTLLPDQLTRSYYAETANEALTEVTHIDNNGIGGEGAIDGGMISTSSDVAQFLETLLTNKILSPTSMQQLQTFVDNDPDRLEPDLKYNKQYGLGLMKLDTNQGVALGHDGHVFGFGGKSYYFPKQKVTVCILLNTWSPKVVALLNAKETFNLLF from the coding sequence ATGAAAAAACTATGGTTTCTAACATTTCTAACTGCTGCTTTTGCTGCAATGAATTCCTGCAGGGATGATCAATCTATTAATGTACCTGCCGAGCATCCGAATGCAAAAAAATATCAGCGTATCGTTGATCAGTTTATAGCGGCCGGTGCTGTGGGCGTTAACATTACAGTCATTTCTCCTGAAGGAATATGGAGCGGTTCAGGCGGACTAGCCGACAGGGAAAAAGGTATCAGGATGTCTGCTAATAACAGGCTCCGCATCGGAAGTATGACGAAAATGTTTGCCTCCACAACTATTCTGAAATTGCAGGAAGAAGGTCTCCTGAATATCAAGGATAAAATCAATAAATATCTTCCTTACACTATTACAGATCGTATTGCCAATGCCAATGAGGTAACGATTGAGCAGTGCCTTAATCACAGAGCGGGAATCCGGAATTATTTACAGGATATCGCCCCCGGTGTTTTTGACGGGAGTATTGTCAATTATTCCGCAGAGCAGACTCTTCAGCTGATCTATGATAAACCTGCCGACGATCCGGTTGGAAAGGGATATTATAGTAATTCCAATTATCTTCTGCTTTCCCTGGTTATAAAAAAAGTAACGGGAAAACCTTCCTATCAGGTAATTACCGAGAAAATAATCAACCCCCTGGGGCTGAAAAACACAATAGCAAGCACTCTGCTCCCCGATCAGCTCACCCGATCCTATTATGCTGAAACCGCTAATGAGGCATTGACTGAAGTAACGCATATAGATAATAACGGAATCGGTGGTGAAGGAGCAATTGACGGTGGAATGATTTCAACATCTTCTGATGTAGCTCAATTTTTGGAGACCCTGTTAACGAATAAAATACTTTCTCCTACTTCAATGCAGCAGCTTCAGACTTTTGTAGATAATGATCCTGATCGCCTGGAACCAGACTTAAAATACAATAAACAATATGGATTGGGATTAATGAAACTGGATACCAACCAGGGAGTGGCCCTGGGCCATGACGGACACGTATTCGGCTTTGGCGGTAAATCCTATTATTTCCCAAAGCAAAAAGTAACGGTATGCATACTTCTCAACACATGGTCTCCAAAAGTAGTTGCATTACTTAATGCAAAAGAGACT